The DNA window agtgggggctactctagttgcagtgcacgggcatctcatttcagtggcttctctttttgtggatCACGGACTCTAGAGTatcacgggcttcagtagctttGGGACTTgaactctagagcacaggcttagtaactgtggcacctgggcttagttgccctgcagcatatggaatcttcctgaaccagggattaagcccatgtcctttgcattttcaggcagattcttaaccactggaccactagggaagttccatgATTTCATACCAGTTTAACTGTGGGGAGTGAGGCTTCTCTAGGAAGGTGAAGGGGATGTTAATTGTGTGTTTGACTGTCCATCTTTCATTGTCTCCAGTTGCCTGTCTGGATGGGGAAGGATCCAAACTGCTGGATTTCACGTTTGAAGTGTCATCTCTCTCTTGGGGGTGCAGTGAAGGAAGAAGACCTTGGGGATAACATGGGAAACTTCATTTCCAATCTCCTCCCTTCCATGTCCTTCAAAGGCACTGCACAGGCCTCACTTGACTAGTTTCTTCTTCTAGGGAGTCCAGAAGCTCTCCTAAGCTTCTGGATTTTCTCCAGGAATAGCAAGAACCCTGGGAGACTTTGGAAAGAATTACCTTACTAGTGGAGTaatagtatgggcttccctgatggctcacagtGGGGACTGCGGGGAAGTAAAGTTAGAAAGTGCTTTAGGAAAAATTCCTGGGTGAGATGGGATTCGTGGGGCTCGTCTGAGCCCCACAAACCCACctagatatggaagcaatctagatgtcagtcaaaagatgaatggataaagaagctgtggtacatatatacaatggaatattattcagccatagaaaggaagacctttgagtcagttttattgaggtggatgaacttagaataCAGGTAACTGAACCTagatacagactgaagtaagtcagaaagagataaacaaaGAGAAACACAACCTTCTTACTTCTGGGAAGCCTATTGCAGCAGTAGCAACAGTGGGGTCCTAAGATTAGTTTCATCATGAACAAAACTACACAGGCTAGCAGGGACCATGACCGTGACCATGACCATGATTTGATCACATCCTAATTATCAAATTACTCTGAATTACATACTtgtgtctccattcctttacTTTGTGAAAAACTGAGATTTTAGATCTGTGTGCCTCATTTCccctttttgttctctttctagGCTTCTGTGAATGAAGACACATTTCAGAGGAAGGACTATCCACATGGTAAGATAATCCTTAAAAACTGTTAAGCTCATAtctgtattcttttgaatgcatCATGCAtcaaaataaagtggaaaattaTCTAGATAAGTTAGAACAAAAACTCATCCTGTAacaatgagcaatgttgagcatcttttcatgtgtctattagctatctgtatgtcttctttggagaaatgccagcttaggtcttctgtccactttttgattgggtcgtttgtttttctggtattgagttgcagcactgtttacaatagctaggacatggaagcaatctagatgtccatcaacagatgaatggataaagaagttgtgatacatatatacaatggaatattactcagccatggaaaggaatacatttgagtccgttttaatgaggtggatgaacctagaatacaaagtgaagtaagtcaaaaagagaaaaacaattatcgtttattaatgcatatatacagaatctagaaagatggtgctgatgaacctatttgcagggcagcaatggagatgcagacacagagaatagacctGTGAacatggcaggggtggggaggaaagggtgggatgaatggagagattgtagcatggaaacatatacattaccctAGGTAagatagctagctagtgggaatttgctgtatgactcagggaattcaaaccAGGGCTCAGCAGcaatctagaggggtgagatggggtgggaggttcaagagggaagggccatatatatatacctatggctgattcatgttgatgtacgccggaaatcaacacaatattgtaaagcaactatcctccaattaaaaataaatatttttttggaaaaagctggaaaaaaataatgcatCCTGGAGCCCTAGCTGAGGCTGGGGCCCACAATTTGTCCCCAAGGGAGTTTCAAACATTTGTGAGTAGGTGCAGCACCAGCACCTAcatactggaggaggaaatggcaacccactccagtgttcttgcctggagaatcccagggacgggggagcctggtaggctgccgtctctggggttgcacagagtcggacacaactgaaacaacttagcagcagcaccagcagaggCTCTGGACACGGCATGGGTGCCCCCAGCCTTCTTGCAAATGTTTCAGAGCTGGGCTTGCCTCTTGCAGCTTCTTTCCTGACTCAGCCTCTTCTTCCAGCCTGGGATCCCAATGTTGCACTCCTGCTGGGAAGCAGAAATAACTCCACATGTATGCCtgctcagtggtgcctgactctttgtgaccccatggactatagccctccaggcccctgtgtccatgggattctccaggcaagaaaactagagtgggttgccatgccctcctgcaggggatcttcccaaacttgggtctcccacattgtgggcagactctttactgtcttgagtcaccagggactaaactatttatttatggctgttctgggtctttgttgccgccaaggcttttctctagtttcagagaatgatcaggggctactttctaattgtggtgggctcagtagtttcggctcctgggctctagagcacaagcacAGTAATcgtggcatatgagatcttcccagatcagggatcgaacccgtgtctcctgtattggcaggcagattctttaccactgagcctctagggaagcctgCCTTTTACTAAACTTATGTGCCTTTCCATGCACTGTactgtaagtaagtaagtgttagtcactcagtcatgtctgactctgtggccccatggactgtagcccacaggttcctctgtccatgggattctccaggcaagaatactggagtgggtttctattcccttctccagggaatcttcctgacccagggatcaaacctgggtctcctgcattgcaggcagattctttaccatctgagccacctggaagtccTGACGTGGTCTCTAATTCTCTCCTGACTCTTCTCCCATCCCTTCAACTAGATGGTGAACATCTTGAGGGAAaaagttgaccttttccagtctcttGTCTTCCCTGCAGTGTATCTGTTGCCCAGAGCTTAGCACTTAGTGCTGGTGATGAGATAGTAAAGAACCAAGAGAGTGGATAAAGAGGTCAAGGCAGGGGAAAGgtagaggcagagggaggggaggagaggagagcggaggaagaagagaagagtaGAACAAAGGATCCAGGACTGCCTCCTGGCTCTTTACTCTTCCCTCTGTTGGAGAAGGGGGGCCATTTTACTGGACAAGCACAGGGAGCCTGGGTGCTCCCGAGGGTCATACCCCACATGGCCCTACGTGGGTTTGATTAATCCAACCACACTACCCTACCCACAGCTTAAGCAAAAGTCCGCATCTACTCAGTGCTACAAGTTCTATTGACCTGAGCTGGGATTCTTCCAGCCTAGTTCTATTCATCCCATTCTCTTCTGCTTCAAAGATCCTCACTTGAAAAGAACATCAGACCAAAAGGAGCGTATCTGTTCGGTGTGCCCTTTCACATTCTTAATGGAGATCCTAAAAGCACAGGCACATGGGAAAGTCAGAGGGGCTGCGTggaggaagcctgacttgaaACAGGCTTTGGAAAGTGGATAGAGTTTAGATGACTGAGCAGAATGCTCCAGAGGGTACACTAGCAACTTGAAGGAAGGATGTAGAACTGAGCATCTACTTGTGAGGAAACCAAGGGGCGTGGTCTTGATGGAGATGAAGGGCTCACACCTCTAGATGTGGAATGGGGAAGTGAGACCAGATTGTAGAGGTAGGTGGTAACCACACTTTCTCAGGGTATGAGAGAGGGACTTAAgatatacatttcttttaaatcctGTAAGTATAACTATGAGATTGTGGGTTCAGGATAAATAATTCAATAATTTCTCCTGGAGAGAAGAGCATCAGATAGGTTTCTATCTTTGTTTTGAGGTGGATATTAGTAACTTGGTAAAATTCAAAATTGAGAACTATGAGGCCTGAATGGAAGACTGAGATCGTGGTACAAGTGCGAAGTCATAAGGAAAACCCCAATAATATGTATTGTAAGAGCTCTGTGCATCTCTGATCTCATTTATAGGGTAATGTCTCCTGATTTCTTTTCAACAGAGCCCCTGTGCATTATCCTCGTGGGGAAGAGCGGGGCTGGGAAGAGTGCCACTGGGAACACCATCCTCGGGAGCCCGGAGTTCCACTCTCAGCTGAAAGCACAGCCAGTCACTATGAGCTGCCACGTCGGCAGGAGAACATGGAATGGGCAGGATGTTGTGGTTGTGGACACTCCACCACTCTGTCAGGAGTCCAGAGCTGAAGGGGACCTATCCCAGCTCGAGAAGGCAGTCAAGGACTGTAGGTCCTACTATAAAGAAGGGAGTACAGTTCTGGTTGTGGTGTTACAGCTGGGACGGATCACTACAGGGGACAAAAAGGCAGTGGTGGACCTAGAGCGCATCTTTGGAGCAGAAGTTATGAAATACACGATCGTGCTGTTCACCTGGAAGGAAGAGCTAGAGACTGGGAACCTTGATGATTATGTTAATAACACAGATAACAAGCATCTTAAGAGCATAATTAAAAAATGTGAGGGGAGATATTGTGCTTTTAATAACAAAGAAACTGGCCAAGCCAGGGAAGACCAGGCAGCAGAGCTTTTGACAATGGCCAGTAAAGTGATAAATTGCGGGGGACAGAATAAAAATTGCCATAAATTGGATgtaagcaaaaataagaaaaatattcaggGAAAGTTCTCCAAATTACTGTCATTTAAAGGAACGTTTCCAGGAAAATGAAATGGGGTCTCTTTAAGTTGAAGATACCCTCAGGCTACAAGCATGGGGGAGGCATGGCAGGGGGATGGGAAGAGGGACCATGACTTTGAGAGCTTGAGAGATGAATGCATCTCAGCTTGTGATGCTTCAGCTCTTTGTAGGTAAATAAGTAGTCAGACGGGGCATATAGTAGGGGataataaaggagaaagaagaaataaggtAGGGAAATCTGCTAAAGGGCTTCAGATATTAGGCTGATATTAAGGATCAGAGTCAAGTCACAAGAATCACTTCACCTGTGTAGGTAGACTGGAGTCAGGACAGACACTGGGACTAAGGCCAAGGAGAGCTTGGGGTCAGAATTCAGATAGTCACATGAGAACCAGGGGATTCAGCTGCACGAGAGTAAGACAATGTCCTGCTAACTCCTGGGCATGGCAGAATGGAGAAGTTGGACTTCTGGGAGCCTCTCTGTTGCTGGGCACTGCTTGCCAGGTTCTCCCAGCTCCCCATCTCCCCCAGGGGTGCTCTCAGGACCTTCTTTTCCTCATGTGGTTACTTCTTACTTCTTTCCTTGTTCCAAGCTGGAGTGGAAAGTGGTACCCAGTCTACCCTCCTTTGCTCCCCCTGAggaaatggacatgaatctgtgAAGTATCAAAAGACTTTATTGCTAATCATTCATGGTGACACAGACTAGAACAAAAATTAGAAGCATGGTAAAGTTGCTAATTAGATAAtcttgtaaaatttaaaattctaagtaAAATTCTAGATTTCCTCTAGAATTTTCAGAAAAAGTTACTGAAAACTCCTTTGCATACCTTTCCCTCTTcgtctccctttctctttctctccacccccatcccattCCCTGAGGCTTGTGCatccatgctcagtcatgttcaactctttatgatcccacggactatagcctactgtggacaggctcctttgttcataggattttccaggcaagaatactggggtgggttgccatttcttcctgcaagggatcttcccaacccagagaatgaaccgaagtctcctgtgtctcctgcattggcagatggattctttaccactgagccaactgagaATCCCCTCCCCAAGGCTTAGGAACTCAAATAATAATGGCTTAAACAAGTTAAGGGTTTATTGCATGTCTTATGTCAAGAAATCCAGGAGTAAGCAGTTTGGGGCCAGTGTAGCACTGACATTCCAGTGTCTTTCTGCCTTTCTGCCCCTCATTGGCATGGGTGTCTCCATACTTAAGGTTGCTTCTTGGTTCCTATTTACGGCTAGGCAGATTATGTTGAGAGCTACCTAGTGTGGGTGATAAATGAGAACTATGAAATCTGCCAGTTAGGTGTAAGGTCAGATGTTTTCAATACTAACCTCTTTATATATGTTTTGAGGACATGATCTATGTCATCtgctttttcaaaatttcaaaatttcagaTTATCTCAAGATTAACCCATTTATAAGAGCATAGACTGACTGTCATCATTAATACATGTATAGCCCTTAATAAATTCTGGAAGgtgtgtgtaaatatattcaGTTgagtaaaataataaagatgaaattTATTATGAATTCATGTCCTCCTCATGATTCTTATTTTTCTGATGTGGGGGAAGATCATGCTTCCATAGAGAGGAAATGATGCTTAGATACTTTGACTCTGATGAAGTTTTTGCATCTTTGATGCATGAAGACCTTTAAACTGGGTGACAGTCACTTTACTAGCCTCTGCCAACTCAAGAATCTTCTACTCTGAGCATTTCACAACAGCAAGGACAAACAAAAATAACTGGTATTAGAGGCAGGTACATAGGAGGAATAAAGTCTAGAAGCCATTATGTGCCTCTTGCCACAGCTTCCCTTTGGCTTAAATGTGGGAACAAATCCCAAGGTGCTACCCATGATTGAGCAGGTGACATTGGGGACCTGCATGAAGTGGGTAATGTGTGGGCTGAGCAACATGATGTACATTGCCaggggagaggagaaagaggcaggaagaatatctgaagaaataatggctgcaAGCTTccaaaatttgatgaaaaacattAATCTACACTTTTAAGAAACTCAGTGAACTTCACGTAGGATAAATTCAAAGAAACTCATATCCACTATAATTAAAttacaaaagacaaagacaaagaaagaatcttGAAGGCAGCAAGAAAGAATAGACATTGCATTCAAGGAATCCTCAACAAGATTAACAGctaatttctcatcagaaaccatagAAGCCAGTGGTCCATAGGATGGCACattcaaagtactgaaagaaaagacTGTCAACCCCAGATTATTTATCCAGCAAAACTGTTCTtcaaaaattaagatttaaaatatcCCCAGATAGAAGTGGAACGAATTTATTGACTTCAGAACTACCCTACAAGATAAGatcctgagaaaaaagaacaaagctggaagtatcatgttccttgacttcagattatactacaaagctttagtaaccaaaacagtatggtactggcacaaaaaaagatacatgaaaatgaactcaaaatggattaagcaTCTAAATGTAGgactggaaaccataaaaattctagaagaaaacatagttaTAACACTCTTTGACAtgtcttgaagtgaagtgaagtgagctaagtgttagttattcagtcatgtctgactctttgtgacccgtggactgtagcccaccaggctcctctgtacatggaattctccaggcaagaatactggagtgggtagccattccttctccaggggttcttcctcacctgaacctgggtcttttgcattgcaggcagattctttaccatctaagccaccatttaccatctaagctaccagagaagcccagcccTAAATGTAGGGCTGGAAAccataaaaattctagaagaaaacatagttaGAACATTCTGACGTGTCTTAGTAATATCTTTTTGAATCTGTCTCCTAGGGCAAGGGTAacagatgcaaaaataaacaaataggacctaattaagtttaaaagcttttgcacagctaagaaacaatcaacaaaacaaaaaagcaacatactaaatgggaaaagatatttgtaaatgatgtgcTTGATAAGGGGTTAttacccaaaatatataaagaactcatacaaattaatatgaaaaaaaaaaccaaccaaaccatctgattaaaaaatgggttgAATTGTTATTGAcagaaatatgtggaaattaaacagcgCATTCCCCAACAACcaatgggccaaagaagaaatcacaaggaaatttagaaaatattttgagatgaatGAAGACATACCAAAACTTATGAGATGCAGTTAACACAAGGATGCTTAGAGGGAAATATAAAGTTGTAAAtgcctttattaaaaaattaataatataatctTCCACCTtaagaaatcagagaaagaagagCCACTAAACATAAAGCaagtggaagaaagaaaacaataaagctcagagtagaaataaatgaaacaggcaacaaaaaaaagcaataaagaaaatgaatgaaactacAACTTggtcctttggaaaaaaaaatcagcaaaacatTTGTGGCTAGTCTGACCAAGAAATAGAAGgctaaaattactaaaattagaaatgaaagagaatacAGTGTTATTgaccttacagaaataaaaaaggatataaggaaaaacaaagacaaatgtaTGCTGACATATTAGATAACTTgggtgaaatggacaaattcttagaaagacaTAAGCTATTGAATGTGACTCAAGTTGAAATAAAATCTGAACATATCTAATAACCTTCATGTAAGAgattaaatatcaattaaaataaCTACCCCCAAAGGAAagccagatggtttcactgataAATTCCACTAAACATTTAAAGGGAGAATTAACACCAAtacttttttccagtagtcatgtatgaatgtgagagttggactataaagaaagctgagtgcctaataattgatgcttttgaactgtggtgttggagaagactcttgagtcccttggactgcaagaagattcaaccagtcaatccaaaaagaaatcagttctaaatattcattggaaggactgatgctgaagctgaaattccaatactttggccacctgatgcaaagaactgactccttggaaaagaccctgatgctgggcaagattgatggtgggaggagaaagggactatagaggatgagatggttggatggcatcaccgactcgatggagatgagtgtgagcaagctctgggagctggtgatgcacaAGGAGGCTtaatgtgctacagtccatggggtcgcaaagagtcagacatgagtgagtgactgaaatgaactgaactgactgaacactaATACTTCTCAAACAAAAAGTAAGAGAGGAGAAATTACTTCAAAACTGTTGTATGAGCTCAGTATTATCCAGACAAATATAttacaagaaaaggaaactacagaCTTATGAACATAGACataaaaccctcaacaaaatactaataGAGTACAGCAACTTATAAGAGCAAGTATATTCCTGGATTTACACCCAGGAAAGCCAGATTGATTCAATATATGAATGTCAGTCAATGTGTTCCACCATATCAGTAGAATGAAGggcaaaaatcacatgatcatctcaatagatacagaaaaatgtttGACAAAATCCAAGACCCATTTAATGATAAAAACACTCTataaactaggaagaaatagagtCATGATATCCTTTCACTTATTATCCTTGTATGTTTCTCAACTGTTACAAATTCTAGACTCCTTGGTATTTTAAGCAAAGCTCTTCATGGTGGGGCATCCATTCAGATCTCCACTAGTCTTACTCCTGCAGTCATACCCGAGGCTCCAGCCCTTCTGCCTGCATTGCTTCCTACAGCAGCTCTCACACTTCTCCCAAGGATTTTACAATATACTTGGGGATACAGATAAGAAGTATTCATAGCAAGCCTGATCTGGTTGTGCAATAAATGTGATAGAATCAAATAGGGGCACTTCAGTCAGTCTCGGGTGAGTCAGAAAACTTTCCTTTAGAATATGAGATgtaaggaacttccctggtagtccaggggttaagactccatgcttccactgcagggatcacaggttcaatccctggttaaggaactaagatctcatgtgACATATGGCaaggaccaaaagaaaaaaaaaagtgagatttaaaatgaatattccatGGTGAACTGGGGTCGTAGTCATCcacagcatgtgtgtgtatgtctgggAAGGTGGGGAGATTGACAGAAGACTCCATTTTGAATTATATCCGGATATTTAATATGTCCAAGAACCTCAATTTATGATTCGTCACTCAGATGTCACTTGAGATCCCTTATTCCTTGATGAATTGGTTAAATTTGGTCCAGGCTATAATTACAACAAATGTAAGAGTTCAAAGTCCTTCCCACAATCTATGAGttctttttacttcttcctcagctttttctgtttcctcattccTATGAAATTATGCATTGTTTCTATTTCAGCCTATGACTCTAACAGagttttcactgttttttaaaaaaccagcattcacacacatttattcatattcagccttttctttcttttttcagttttagacAATTTACCAGAGACTCTGCAGAGTACAAGAGTCAGCACAcaggattcctctccctttttggtcactcacttttctttcctctcctctctttaaaaaaaaaaaaaaaagcaaataaagggacttccttggtggtccagtggttaggaagcctccttccaatgcaggggatgcggtttcaatccttggtcaggtaACAAAGATCCCATGTTTCGTGAGGCaattaagcccatgagccacagcaaaGATCCTGTGTACCAAAGATAAGACTCGACACagctaaataagcaaatatttacaaaat is part of the Ovis aries strain OAR_USU_Benz2616 breed Rambouillet chromosome 4, ARS-UI_Ramb_v3.0, whole genome shotgun sequence genome and encodes:
- the LOC101109425 gene encoding GTPase IMAP family member 8-like, with the protein product MDVRLLLLGKRGAGKSATGNSILGKAEFESRFSEQPVTRSCQRGSGVTQGREVVVIDTPDIFSSDNIKRCLELSAPSLHALLLVIPLGNYTVEDRQTAKRIQNVFDEKARKHTIIIFTRKDEEGSLEDYVKNTTSIRDLVQRSSGQYCAFNNKASKDEQDAQVKELLGKVEDLVKNKGPYTVNLRDEDSRFQASVNEDTFQRKDYPHEPLCIILVGKSGAGKSATGNTILGSPEFHSQLKAQPVTMSCHVGRRTWNGQDVVVVDTPPLCQESRAEGDLSQLEKAVKDCRSYYKEGSTVLVVVLQLGRITTGDKKAVVDLERIFGAEVMKYTIVLFTWKEELETGNLDDYVNNTDNKHLKSIIKKCEGRYCAFNNKETGQAREDQAAELLTMASKVINCGGQNKNCHKLDVSKNKKNIQGKFSKLLSFKGTFPGK